A genomic region of Seriola aureovittata isolate HTS-2021-v1 ecotype China chromosome 21, ASM2101889v1, whole genome shotgun sequence contains the following coding sequences:
- the zdhhc6 gene encoding palmitoyltransferase ZDHHC6 isoform X2, with protein sequence MNFLSTFVTFENLHEVRRLCHWGPIIALSVIAICSTMAILDSIIWYWPLDTTGGSINFIMLINWTVLILYNYFNAMFVGPGYIPLGWRPENQQDTQYLQYCRVCQGYKAPRSHHCRKCNRCVMKMDHHCPWINNCCGHQNHTYFTSFLLLAPLGCSHAAIIFIMTMYTQLYERISFGWSTVKIDMSAVRQFQPLMPFSVPAFAATLFALGLALGTTIAVGMLFFIQMKVILRNKTSIESWIEEKAKDRIQHYQTGEEFVFPYDLGSRWLNFKQVFTWSGTPRGDGIEWPVHPKCHQHTLTIEQLKQKADKRVRSVQYRAVEDYNGACCPLSKGLQTFFRTPCTEEPRIPLRKGDTILATRGTKWWMYGDKVLTEEQMKVGERVRGWFPRRCVEKCHYDTAASDSTSEKKVN encoded by the exons atgaacttccTGTCAACTTTTGTGACATTTGAGAACCTCCATGAGGTTCGGAGATTGTGCCACTGGGGTCCAATCATAGCCTTGTCTGTCATTGCTATATGCTCCACCATGGCAATTCTGGACTCCATTATCTGGTACTGGCCGCTAGACACAACAGGAGGCAGCATTAACTTCATCATGCTAATCAACTGGACTGTCCTCATCCTCTACAACTACTTCAATGCTATGTTTGTTGGACCTGGGTACATCCCTCTTGGCTGGAGACCG GAGAATCAACAGGATACCCAGTACCTACAGTACTGTAGAGTGTGCCAAGGGTACAAGGCCCCCAGGTCCCACCACTGTCGCAAGTGTAACAG GTGTGTGATGAAGATGGACCACCACTGCCCCTGGATAAACAACTGCTGTGGCCATCAAAACCACACCTACTTCaccagcttcctgctgctggctCCTCTGGGCTGCTCACACGCTGCCATTATCTTCATTATGACCATGTACACGCAGCTCTATGAGAGG ATATCATTTGGGTGGAGCACAGTGAAGATCGACATGAGTGCTGTGCGTCAGTTCCAGCCCCTCATGCCCTTCAGTGTGCCCGCCTTTGCTGCCACACTCTTTGCCTTAGGCTTGGCACTGGGCACCACTATTGCTGTTGGCATGCTTTTCTTCATACAG ATGAAGGTCATCCTTCGAAATAAGACCTCGATCGAGTCCTGGATCGAGGAAAag GCCAAAGACAGAATACAGCACTACCAAACTGGGGAGGAGTTTGTCTTCCCTTATGACCTCGGGAGCCGCTGGCTGAACTTCAAGCAAGTCTTCACGTGGTCAGGGACGCCCAGGGGTGATGGCATTGAATGGCCAGTCCACCCCAAGTGTCACCAGCACACCTTAACT ATTGAGCAACTGAAGCAGAAAGCTGATAAACGAGTGAGAAGT GTCCAGTACCGGGCTGTGGAGGACTATAACGGAGCCTGCTGCCCTCTCAGCAAGGGTCTCCAAACCTTTTTCAGAACCCCCTGCACTGAGGAGCCCAGGATCCCCCTAAGGAAGGGAGACACCATCCTAGCCACCCGTGGCACCAA atGGTGGATGTATGGAGACAAAGTTCTGACCGAGGAGCAAATGAAag TGGGAGAACGCGTAAGGGGATGGTTTCCAAGGCGATGTGTGGAGAAGTGCCATTATGACACAGCTGCCAGTGATAGCACCAGCGAAAAGAAAGTAAATTAA
- the zdhhc6 gene encoding palmitoyltransferase ZDHHC6 isoform X1 codes for MNFLSTFVTFENLHEVRRLCHWGPIIALSVIAICSTMAILDSIIWYWPLDTTGGSINFIMLINWTVLILYNYFNAMFVGPGYIPLGWRPENQQDTQYLQYCRVCQGYKAPRSHHCRKCNRCVMKMDHHCPWINNCCGHQNHTYFTSFLLLAPLGCSHAAIIFIMTMYTQLYERISFGWSTVKIDMSAVRQFQPLMPFSVPAFAATLFALGLALGTTIAVGMLFFIQMKVILRNKTSIESWIEEKAKDRIQHYQTGEEFVFPYDLGSRWLNFKQVFTWSGTPRGDGIEWPVHPKCHQHTLTIEQLKQKADKRVRSQVQYRAVEDYNGACCPLSKGLQTFFRTPCTEEPRIPLRKGDTILATRGTKWWMYGDKVLTEEQMKVGERVRGWFPRRCVEKCHYDTAASDSTSEKKVN; via the exons atgaacttccTGTCAACTTTTGTGACATTTGAGAACCTCCATGAGGTTCGGAGATTGTGCCACTGGGGTCCAATCATAGCCTTGTCTGTCATTGCTATATGCTCCACCATGGCAATTCTGGACTCCATTATCTGGTACTGGCCGCTAGACACAACAGGAGGCAGCATTAACTTCATCATGCTAATCAACTGGACTGTCCTCATCCTCTACAACTACTTCAATGCTATGTTTGTTGGACCTGGGTACATCCCTCTTGGCTGGAGACCG GAGAATCAACAGGATACCCAGTACCTACAGTACTGTAGAGTGTGCCAAGGGTACAAGGCCCCCAGGTCCCACCACTGTCGCAAGTGTAACAG GTGTGTGATGAAGATGGACCACCACTGCCCCTGGATAAACAACTGCTGTGGCCATCAAAACCACACCTACTTCaccagcttcctgctgctggctCCTCTGGGCTGCTCACACGCTGCCATTATCTTCATTATGACCATGTACACGCAGCTCTATGAGAGG ATATCATTTGGGTGGAGCACAGTGAAGATCGACATGAGTGCTGTGCGTCAGTTCCAGCCCCTCATGCCCTTCAGTGTGCCCGCCTTTGCTGCCACACTCTTTGCCTTAGGCTTGGCACTGGGCACCACTATTGCTGTTGGCATGCTTTTCTTCATACAG ATGAAGGTCATCCTTCGAAATAAGACCTCGATCGAGTCCTGGATCGAGGAAAag GCCAAAGACAGAATACAGCACTACCAAACTGGGGAGGAGTTTGTCTTCCCTTATGACCTCGGGAGCCGCTGGCTGAACTTCAAGCAAGTCTTCACGTGGTCAGGGACGCCCAGGGGTGATGGCATTGAATGGCCAGTCCACCCCAAGTGTCACCAGCACACCTTAACT ATTGAGCAACTGAAGCAGAAAGCTGATAAACGAGTGAGAAGT CAGGTCCAGTACCGGGCTGTGGAGGACTATAACGGAGCCTGCTGCCCTCTCAGCAAGGGTCTCCAAACCTTTTTCAGAACCCCCTGCACTGAGGAGCCCAGGATCCCCCTAAGGAAGGGAGACACCATCCTAGCCACCCGTGGCACCAA atGGTGGATGTATGGAGACAAAGTTCTGACCGAGGAGCAAATGAAag TGGGAGAACGCGTAAGGGGATGGTTTCCAAGGCGATGTGTGGAGAAGTGCCATTATGACACAGCTGCCAGTGATAGCACCAGCGAAAAGAAAGTAAATTAA